The proteins below come from a single Rosa rugosa chromosome 2, drRosRugo1.1, whole genome shotgun sequence genomic window:
- the LOC133734388 gene encoding uncharacterized protein LOC133734388 isoform X2, with protein sequence MSLCDENNVMDLSAFRLAGQGAFNPDSTEFVPIIRPCKPGALDRVSLLRQMENTGPKGTHSMTIPVQRPRPIRPPEGRCLICSLDEHTSSECPYNAKVPKNATVGRGCDVFCKCPLNSLKVMLDCGPSSGYLRKKSGV encoded by the exons ATGTCTCTGTGCGACGAAAACAACGTGATGGACCTCTCTGCTTTCCGATTGGCGGGGCAAGGCGCCTTCAACCCCGATA GTACCGAGTTTGTGCCTATCATCAGGCCATGTAAACCTG GTGCTTTAGATCGTGTGTCACTCCTCCGTCAAATGGAAAACACTG GACCAAAGGGCACTCACAGTATGACAATCCCCGTTCAGAGGCCACGCCCAATCCGCCCTCCCG AAGGTAGGTGTTTGATTTGTTCCTTGGATGAACACACATCATCTGAATGCCCGTACAACGCTAAAGTCCCAAAGAACGCAACTGTTGGCAGGGGCTGTGACGTATTTTGTAAG TGCCCGCTCAACTCTCTTAAAGTGATGCTCGATTGTGGTCCTAGCTCTGGATATTTGAGGAAAAAAAGTGGTGTGTAA
- the LOC133733033 gene encoding glutaredoxin-like, translating to MALGKVKELVSSNPVVIFSNKLCPYCVCVKQLFVLKLGAQYKAIELDQESDGSEIQSALAEWTGQHTLPNVFVGGNHIGDCDTTWDLHKEGKLVPLLTEAGVVAKLQELEIS from the exons ATGGCGTTGGGCAAGGTGAAGGAGCTCGTCTCGTCCAATCCGGTAGTCATCTTCAG CAACAAGCTTTGTCCCTACTGCGTGTGCGTGAAGCAGCTCTTCGTTCTAAAATTGGGAGCCCAGTACAAGGCCATTGAATTGGACCAAGAGA GTGATGGTAGTGAGATACAATCGGCGCTTGCTGAGTGGACTGGACAGCATACTCTGCCCAATGTTTTCGTTGGCGGAAACCACATTGGTGATTGTGACA CAACCTGGGATCTGCACAAGGAAGGAAAACTGGTCCCTCTGCTCACTGAAGCTGGAGTTGTTGCCAAATTACAGGAGTTGGAAATAAGCTAG
- the LOC133734368 gene encoding uncharacterized protein LOC133734368 — MVRRLIQAIDEMTLCSRGLRKTSRLQIDAERRLCIKQQSETPDAISRSDVWLRAYEAKQKKGSTEEAVDSEIVKQVKKYKEEEETVSGLSSIKNDVVAKVLGPDPRGRVRGYGFGALPSKVNAQSHVSNKVTMLENALAAQTQVVDKLQEMVRGLCARLDQGGNNNEHTIAQQSATEIGNRKRKENPSVTNTGSNIAQSKQKDASVRSSYNETENGSPMHQSFNGKKQLSGQVNPKIVHKTDLGKQVQLLSWFAKEEVVVACASIISKDPQVEVHHVPLGHDCWKVSVHEVFHDIALYRPTREFSKLYASIGSMIAWPIKYIKVN, encoded by the exons atggTTAGGCGGTTGATTCAAGCAATTGATGAGATGACCCTCTGCAGCCGTGGCTTGA GGAAGACGTCCAGACTTCAAATAGATGCGGAGAGGAGACTTTGTATT AAGCAACAAAGTGAAACGCCGGATGCAATATCAAGGTCTGATGTTTGGCTTCGTGCCTATGAAGCAAAGCAGAAGAAGGGGTCAACTGAGGAAGCTGTGGATTCAGAAATAGTG AAACAAGTGAAAAAgtacaaggaagaagaagaaacagttTCTGGACTGTCTTCTATAAAGAATGATGTTGTTGCAAAAGTGCTTGGTCCAGATCCACGAGGACGAGTAAGAGGGTATGGGTTCGGTGCACTACCTTCAAAAGTCAATGCTCAATCACATGTAAGTAATAAAGTCACAATGTTAGAGAATGCTCTTGCTGCTCAAACACAAGTGGTAGACAAATTGCAAGAGATGGTGAGAGGCCTTTGTGCTCGGCTAGACCAAGGAGGAAATAACAAT GAACACACTATTGCACAACAATCTGCTACTGAGATTGGAAATAGAAAACGTAAAGAAAATCCAAGTGTTACAAATACTGGTAGTAATATAGCACAGAGCAAACAGAAAGATGCAAGTGTTAGAAGTTCTTATAATGAGACAGAAAATGGCAGCCCAATGCATCAAAGTTTTAATGGAAAGAAACAACTTTCTGGACAAGTTAACCCAAAAATAGTCCACAAGACAGATTTGGGGAAACAAGTGCAGTTGTTAAGTTGGTTTGCTAAAGAAGAAGTAGTTGTTGCATGTGCTAGCATTATATCAAAAGATCCACAAGTTGAGGTGCATCATGTTCCTCTTGGCCATGATTGTTGGAAAGTATCGGTGCATGAAGTTTTTCATGATATAGCCTTGTATCGCCCAACAAGAGAGTTTAGTAAACTGTATGCATCCATAGGAAGTATGATTGCATGGCCTATCAAGTACATCAAAGTGAATTAG
- the LOC133734388 gene encoding uncharacterized protein LOC133734388 isoform X1: MSLCDENNVMDLSAFRLAGQGAFNPDSTEFVPIIRPCKPGALDRVSLLRQMENTGPKGTHSMTIPVQRPRPIRPPEGRCLICSLDEHTSSECPYNAKVPKNATVGRGCDVFCKVCDDLFYGRCCNQDSGRAKLKFCNFCSNYGEH; this comes from the exons ATGTCTCTGTGCGACGAAAACAACGTGATGGACCTCTCTGCTTTCCGATTGGCGGGGCAAGGCGCCTTCAACCCCGATA GTACCGAGTTTGTGCCTATCATCAGGCCATGTAAACCTG GTGCTTTAGATCGTGTGTCACTCCTCCGTCAAATGGAAAACACTG GACCAAAGGGCACTCACAGTATGACAATCCCCGTTCAGAGGCCACGCCCAATCCGCCCTCCCG AAGGTAGGTGTTTGATTTGTTCCTTGGATGAACACACATCATCTGAATGCCCGTACAACGCTAAAGTCCCAAAGAACGCAACTGTTGGCAGGGGCTGTGACGTATTTTGTAAGGTTTGTGATGACTTGTTTTATGGGCGCTGTTGTAACCAAGATTCAGGGCGTGCGAAGCTCAAGTTTTGTAATTTCTGTTCTAACTACGGTGAACACTAG